From Dreissena polymorpha isolate Duluth1 chromosome 15, UMN_Dpol_1.0, whole genome shotgun sequence, a single genomic window includes:
- the LOC127860233 gene encoding testis-expressed protein 49-like, with amino-acid sequence MSFFGLSQLGYQNAIREGSARAKADPQRSKTQLGFIALPPLTDSNPPRRSIVPVDQVSSYGPGPRDSYVEFTRMRTKHIRNPRETYQLYNYPVTNSHCYGWWTHKEPLRHNMPWAHVPRQVKINSEMTRFVDQMALTNREFTLF; translated from the exons ATGTCTTTCTTTGGCTTGAGCCAACTCGGTTACCAAAATGCAATCAGAGAGGGATCGGCCAGAGCAAAGGCTGATCCTCAGCGCTCGAAAACACAACTCGGTTTCATTGCTCTGCCACCATTGACAGATTCTAATCCTCCAAGACGGTCCATTGTTCCAGTGGACCAGGTGTCGTCATACGGCCCAGGACCTAGAGACTCATATGTAGAGTTCACAAGAATGCGGACAAAGCACATTAGAAACCCAAGAG aaacatATCAGTTATACAACTACCCTGTGACCAATAGCCACTGCTATGGCTGGTGGACTCACAAGGAACCCCTGAGACACAATATGCCATGGGCTCATGTGCCCAGACAAGTGAAAATCAACAGTGAAATGACCAG ATTTGTGGACCAAATGGCACTCACTAACAGAGAATTCACCCTTTTCTAA